The following proteins come from a genomic window of Brevibacillus antibioticus:
- a CDS encoding ABC transporter permease has product MTTAFRRVIFIAMIAAIWEVTSKLSGLPSFMFPSLAQVFETLVNGLISGQITAAIGKSMGRIMLGFLIAIIVGLILGYFIWRYKLVEDTLGFVVTALQSIPSIVWFPLAIIWFGLNDFSILFIVTIGATWTMTVNATSGFKNVPPLYQRVAKTYGSTGFHFVRTVILPASIPQIISGLRIAWAFSWRALMAGELLGGGGGLGQLLEMGRSLGQMDLVISVMIMIAVIGTIVDNVVFSRIERNVQMKWGVHS; this is encoded by the coding sequence ATGACTACAGCTTTCAGACGGGTCATCTTCATCGCTATGATAGCGGCGATATGGGAAGTCACATCTAAATTATCTGGGCTACCATCGTTCATGTTTCCCAGCTTGGCCCAGGTTTTTGAAACACTCGTAAATGGTTTGATAAGCGGGCAAATTACCGCTGCGATTGGAAAAAGCATGGGACGAATCATGTTGGGCTTTCTTATAGCCATTATCGTCGGACTGATATTGGGTTACTTCATTTGGAGGTACAAACTCGTAGAAGATACGCTTGGCTTCGTGGTGACCGCTCTTCAGTCTATCCCGAGCATTGTCTGGTTCCCGCTTGCGATAATCTGGTTTGGCTTAAATGACTTCTCCATCTTGTTCATCGTGACGATTGGGGCGACCTGGACGATGACGGTCAACGCGACCAGCGGATTCAAAAATGTCCCGCCGCTATATCAGCGGGTAGCCAAGACTTACGGTTCGACTGGCTTTCACTTTGTACGAACAGTCATTCTTCCTGCATCCATACCACAGATCATCTCTGGCCTTCGAATCGCTTGGGCATTTTCCTGGCGGGCACTCATGGCTGGTGAGTTGCTCGGTGGTGGCGGTGGTCTCGGTCAACTGCTCGAGATGGGACGTTCACTTGGACAAATGGATTTGGTGATATCTGTCATGATTATGATTGCGGTCATCGGTACCATCGTCGATAATGTTGTCTTTTCACGGATCGAACGCAACGTTCAGATGAAGTGGGGAGTCCATTCATAA
- a CDS encoding ABC transporter ATP-binding protein: protein MYLTIDNVTKHFVNEQKQKVKVLDDINLEVEKGSFVSIVGPSGCGKSTLLYLIAGLDRPDSGDIRVAGHKVNKPGPDRVVVFQEAGLFPWLTVLENVTYGLKLKKMSASKANEKALEVLKMVHLSKYVHSYPHQLSGGMKQRVAIARALVMEPDILLMDEPFSALDEQTRMVLHKELLEIWRKTKVTIFFVTHNIREAVLLAERIVVFATRPGKIKEIIAVPAMRDGVTPDSVTVNTEQKVLSILQEEIEKVLKEEMGNDYSFQTGHLHRYDSGDMGSHI from the coding sequence ATGTATCTGACTATTGATAATGTTACGAAACATTTTGTGAATGAGCAGAAACAAAAAGTAAAGGTGCTGGATGATATCAATCTGGAAGTGGAAAAGGGCAGCTTCGTTTCCATTGTCGGTCCCTCTGGCTGTGGAAAATCGACGCTGCTCTACTTAATAGCCGGATTGGACCGACCTGACAGCGGTGACATACGCGTTGCTGGCCATAAAGTGAATAAGCCCGGCCCCGACAGAGTCGTTGTTTTTCAAGAAGCAGGGTTATTTCCATGGCTGACCGTCTTGGAAAATGTTACATACGGGCTCAAGTTGAAGAAAATGTCTGCATCGAAAGCCAACGAAAAGGCGCTGGAAGTGCTCAAAATGGTCCATTTAAGCAAGTATGTTCACTCCTATCCCCATCAGCTCTCAGGCGGGATGAAGCAACGTGTAGCCATCGCTCGGGCACTTGTCATGGAACCCGACATTTTGCTGATGGATGAACCGTTCTCGGCGCTGGATGAACAGACGCGGATGGTTCTTCATAAGGAGTTGCTTGAGATTTGGAGGAAGACCAAGGTCACGATTTTTTTCGTCACCCATAATATCCGGGAGGCCGTTTTGCTTGCGGAGAGGATCGTCGTTTTTGCCACACGCCCCGGAAAAATCAAGGAGATCATTGCCGTTCCTGCCATGCGCGATGGAGTCACGCCGGACAGTGTGACAGTAAACACCGAGCAAAAGGTGCTGTCGATCCTGCAAGAAGAGATAGAAAAGGTGCTGAAGGAGGAAATGGGCAATGACTACAGCTTTCAGACGGGTCATCTTCATCGCTATGATAGCGGCGATATGGGAAGTCACATCTAA